A region from the Desulfovibrio sp. genome encodes:
- a CDS encoding tetratricopeptide repeat protein, with the protein MKRNHVALLCALALTAATSFSLLGCGGCSGAKHQTAEKSDTSAAQSAAPSATAKAQQHDVKGVSLRPVETELSPNALNTYAFLVFAQAMNNEDDNALAAASPLLAKAHMPVNIWLEGGVWLLSRKSPHTAMVMEQALSVWPDDISLNLLYAEALMEKGSPELGVKLMREYLKKHPDSVDARMELALLLVKTKQYPEAEKLLNSVTGKQRTPLVDYYHARALIGMDRPNEAVAYLQRAIKDTPDFVEALAELAFIYEQKPDLKAARGVYEKLLKLNFSSQDVLLRLINISLRMGQPERALKYMQQGPDSTPFKLTVASMFMDSRHFLQAESLLKQIVAQGDAPHDVYLLLAELAYDQRRDLDMAFSWLDKIPVSSKAAVRGVLLRIQLLAEAGRDAEALDAVRKATSANPDSSELVEVEVRLLARQKQMKQALDVAQNAIKRWPNNAEMFFLLGSLQDETGDKKAAFKTMEKLLALHPDNYQALNYVGYTLAEEDRDLDRALTLLMRANDLAPNQSYIVDSLAWAYFKAGKLDDALKEIRRAVTLDEHTDASIWEHYGDIAARAGLKDEARTAYQKAMELKPDNAEALRQRLSHL; encoded by the coding sequence ATGAAACGTAACCACGTTGCGCTGCTATGCGCCCTGGCCCTGACTGCCGCCACTTCCTTTTCCTTGCTGGGATGCGGCGGCTGTTCCGGCGCCAAGCACCAGACTGCTGAAAAATCGGACACGTCCGCAGCGCAATCTGCCGCGCCTTCTGCCACAGCAAAGGCCCAGCAGCACGACGTCAAGGGCGTATCGTTGCGCCCGGTTGAGACAGAGCTTTCGCCCAATGCCCTCAACACATACGCCTTTCTTGTTTTTGCGCAGGCCATGAACAATGAGGACGACAACGCCCTTGCCGCCGCTTCGCCTCTACTGGCCAAGGCGCACATGCCCGTCAACATCTGGCTTGAAGGCGGCGTGTGGCTGCTCAGCCGCAAATCTCCCCATACCGCTATGGTCATGGAGCAGGCCCTGAGCGTCTGGCCCGATGATATTTCGCTCAATCTGCTCTATGCCGAAGCCCTTATGGAAAAAGGTTCGCCCGAGCTTGGCGTCAAGCTCATGCGCGAATACCTTAAAAAGCATCCCGATTCCGTAGATGCCCGCATGGAGCTGGCCCTGCTGCTGGTCAAAACCAAGCAGTATCCCGAAGCCGAAAAGCTGCTTAACAGCGTTACGGGCAAGCAGCGCACCCCGCTGGTGGATTATTACCACGCCCGGGCGCTTATTGGCATGGACAGGCCCAACGAGGCCGTGGCCTACCTGCAGCGCGCCATCAAGGATACGCCCGATTTTGTGGAGGCTCTGGCGGAACTGGCATTCATCTATGAGCAGAAGCCCGACCTCAAGGCCGCGCGCGGCGTTTATGAAAAGCTGCTCAAACTTAATTTTTCGTCACAGGACGTCCTGCTGCGCCTTATCAACATTTCGTTGCGCATGGGTCAGCCCGAACGGGCGCTCAAGTACATGCAGCAGGGGCCGGACAGTACACCTTTCAAGCTGACAGTCGCCAGCATGTTTATGGATTCGCGCCACTTTTTGCAGGCGGAAAGCCTGCTCAAGCAGATAGTGGCCCAGGGCGATGCGCCCCACGATGTGTATCTGCTGCTGGCCGAGCTGGCATACGACCAGCGCCGCGACCTGGACATGGCCTTCTCATGGCTGGATAAAATCCCGGTTTCCAGCAAGGCTGCCGTGCGTGGCGTGCTGCTGCGCATCCAGTTGCTGGCAGAGGCTGGCCGTGATGCCGAGGCCCTTGACGCCGTGCGCAAGGCCACAAGCGCCAATCCCGACTCCTCCGAGCTTGTGGAGGTCGAGGTGCGCCTGCTGGCGCGGCAAAAGCAGATGAAGCAGGCCCTGGACGTTGCCCAGAATGCCATAAAGCGCTGGCCCAACAATGCGGAAATGTTCTTTCTGCTCGGCTCTCTTCAGGATGAAACCGGCGACAAAAAAGCGGCTTTCAAAACCATGGAGAAGCTCTTGGCCCTGCATCCGGACAATTATCAGGCCCTCAACTACGTGGGCTACACCCTGGCCGAGGAAGACCGCGACCTCGACCGCGCCCTGACGCTTCTTATGCGGGCCAACGATCTGGCCCCCAATCAGTCTTATATTGTAGATTCTCTGGCCTGGGCCTATTTCAAGGCTGGAAAACTCGATGACGCCCTGAAGGAAATCCGCCGCGCCGTTACGCTGGACGAGCATACGGATGCCTCCATATGGGAGCACTACGGCGATATCGCCGCGCGGGCTGGCCTTAAGGACGAAGCCCGCACCGCCTATCAAAAAGCCATGGAACTCAAACCCGACAATGCGGAAGCATTGCGGCAGCGGCTTTCACATCTATGA
- the cysS gene encoding cysteine--tRNA ligase, giving the protein MLLYNTLGRKKEEFVPVHPGKANMYVCGITAYDLCHIGHARSALVFDVLVRQLRHTGLEVRFVRNFTDVDDKIINRANKEGRDWREVAQTYITAFHEDMDRLGVLRADEEPRATDFIPQIQAICSTLIDSGKAYSTPSGDVYFRVRAYEPYGKLSGRSLDDLLSGARVAPGEEKEDPLDFALWKAAKPGEPFWESPWGKGRPGWHIECSAMSQPYLPLDIHGGGQDLIFPHHENEIAQSEAACACSLARYWVHNGFVQVNAEKMSKSLGNFKTIRDILENYLPETLRFFLLGKHYRSPIDFTADSMDEAEKAQHRVYTALHEAGKALARDKWKKTPLPQEMAEEWGTLPKAFDAALEDDINTAQALGQVFAQVRLVNRLLEDKALRAAEAGRDLLQEFLARAQEWDKRLGLFGQAPQAFLADLRGQRATRGKIDVARVEELMLARQEARASKDFARSDSLRQEILDLGVSVRDTPEGQVWDLE; this is encoded by the coding sequence ATGCTGCTCTACAATACCCTGGGCCGTAAGAAGGAAGAGTTTGTTCCCGTTCATCCGGGCAAGGCAAACATGTATGTTTGCGGCATAACGGCCTATGATCTTTGCCATATCGGACATGCGCGTTCCGCTCTTGTTTTTGACGTGCTCGTGCGGCAGTTGCGCCATACAGGGCTTGAAGTCCGCTTTGTGCGCAATTTTACGGACGTGGACGACAAGATCATCAACCGCGCCAACAAGGAAGGCCGGGACTGGCGCGAGGTTGCCCAGACCTACATAACTGCCTTCCATGAAGATATGGATCGGCTGGGCGTGCTGCGGGCTGATGAAGAACCCCGCGCCACCGACTTTATCCCGCAGATTCAGGCCATCTGCTCCACGCTTATTGATTCGGGCAAGGCCTACTCCACTCCCTCCGGGGACGTGTATTTTCGTGTGCGCGCTTACGAGCCCTACGGCAAGCTCTCTGGCCGCAGCCTGGACGATCTGCTCTCCGGCGCGCGCGTGGCACCCGGCGAAGAAAAGGAAGACCCCCTGGATTTCGCCTTGTGGAAGGCCGCCAAGCCCGGCGAACCTTTCTGGGAAAGCCCCTGGGGCAAGGGCCGCCCCGGCTGGCATATTGAGTGCTCTGCCATGAGCCAGCCCTACCTGCCGCTGGACATTCACGGCGGCGGACAGGATCTTATTTTCCCGCACCACGAGAACGAGATCGCCCAGTCCGAAGCCGCCTGCGCCTGCTCGCTGGCCCGCTACTGGGTGCATAACGGCTTTGTGCAGGTAAATGCGGAAAAGATGTCCAAATCCCTGGGCAACTTCAAGACCATCCGCGATATTCTTGAAAACTACCTGCCTGAAACCCTACGGTTTTTCCTGCTGGGCAAGCACTACCGCAGCCCCATCGACTTTACAGCCGACAGCATGGACGAAGCGGAAAAGGCCCAGCACCGCGTGTACACAGCCCTGCACGAAGCAGGCAAGGCCCTTGCCCGCGACAAGTGGAAAAAGACGCCCCTGCCGCAGGAAATGGCCGAGGAATGGGGCACGCTGCCCAAGGCTTTTGACGCCGCGCTTGAGGATGACATCAATACGGCGCAGGCCCTTGGGCAGGTTTTTGCCCAGGTGCGCCTTGTGAACCGCCTGCTGGAAGACAAGGCCCTGCGTGCAGCCGAAGCCGGACGCGACCTCCTGCAGGAATTTCTTGCCCGCGCGCAGGAATGGGACAAGCGCCTTGGTCTCTTTGGGCAGGCTCCGCAGGCTTTTCTGGCTGATTTGCGCGGTCAGCGCGCCACACGCGGCAAGATTGACGTGGCCCGAGTGGAAGAGCTGATGCTCGCCCGGCAGGAAGCCCGCGCCAGCAAGGATTTTGCCCGCTCGGATTCGCTACGGCAGGAAATTCTTGATCTGGGCGTCAGCGTACGCGACACCCCCGAAGGTCAGGTTTGGGATCTGGAATAA
- a CDS encoding 50S ribosomal protein L25/general stress protein Ctc: protein MNIEKTLSVQKREGSGKGASGRLRTQDLIPGVFYTAKGDNISVQAPALPLEKIFAEAGRTSVFNLEIDDNGQKSVHPVIIWDVQYHPYKKEFSHIDYYGVDLDKPVTVDVPVEFVGVSRGVKLGGQLETYREIVRLCSKPLDMPKKIVVDVTPMDINTTICVGDLQLPENVKAVYDQNFAIVSVLSKAKEAAEAAE from the coding sequence ATGAATATTGAAAAGACTTTGAGCGTGCAGAAGCGCGAAGGTAGCGGCAAAGGCGCCAGTGGCCGTCTGCGTACCCAGGATCTGATCCCCGGCGTGTTCTACACCGCCAAGGGTGACAACATCTCTGTGCAGGCTCCTGCCCTGCCGCTGGAAAAGATTTTTGCCGAAGCCGGTCGCACCTCGGTGTTCAACCTCGAGATTGACGACAACGGTCAGAAGTCCGTGCATCCTGTGATCATCTGGGACGTGCAGTACCATCCCTACAAGAAAGAATTCAGCCACATCGACTACTACGGCGTGGATCTGGATAAGCCCGTCACCGTTGACGTGCCCGTGGAATTCGTGGGCGTGTCGCGCGGCGTGAAGCTCGGCGGCCAGCTTGAAACCTACCGCGAAATCGTGCGTCTGTGCAGCAAGCCCCTGGACATGCCCAAAAAGATCGTTGTTGATGTGACCCCCATGGACATCAACACCACCATCTGCGTGGGCGACCTGCAGCTGCCCGAAAACGTCAAGGCCGTTTACGACCAGAACTTCGCCATCGTCAGCGTACTTTCCAAGGCCAAGGAAGCCGCTGAAGCCGCCGAATAA
- the rpiB gene encoding ribose 5-phosphate isomerase B, protein MQTIHIASDHAGYALKEHLVQFLAQKGINVVDDGTHSTESCDYPVLAHKLCAAVEKEQGTGILICGTGIGISIAANRHSGIRAALCATELQARLSRQHNNANVLCLGARIIGVELAQAIVEAFLGATFEGGRHQRRIDMINLPGLAG, encoded by the coding sequence ATGCAGACCATTCACATTGCCTCAGACCACGCTGGCTATGCGCTGAAAGAACACCTTGTTCAATTTCTTGCCCAGAAGGGCATCAACGTGGTGGACGACGGCACCCACTCCACCGAAAGCTGCGACTACCCCGTGCTGGCGCACAAGCTTTGCGCCGCTGTGGAAAAAGAGCAGGGAACAGGCATTCTCATTTGCGGTACAGGCATAGGCATTTCCATTGCCGCCAACCGCCACTCCGGCATCCGCGCGGCCCTGTGCGCCACAGAGCTTCAGGCGCGCCTGTCGCGCCAGCACAACAACGCCAATGTGCTTTGCCTCGGCGCGCGCATCATCGGCGTGGAGCTGGCTCAGGCCATTGTGGAGGCATTTCTGGGCGCTACCTTTGAAGGCGGCAGGCACCAGCGCCGCATCGACATGATCAATCTTCCCGGTCTGGCCGGGTAA
- the hslV gene encoding ATP-dependent protease subunit HslV: MDTHATTILAVRKNGRVAIAGDGQVTLGQNMIMKHGAQKVRRLYDGKVLAGFAGATADAFTLFELFEAKLKELRGNMVRAAVEMTKEWRKDKYLRKLEAMLLLADSEHILVLSGTGDVIEPDDEVAAIGSGGPYALAAARALARHSDMDAEAIAREAMRIASEICVYTNGNLTVETL; the protein is encoded by the coding sequence ATGGATACGCATGCCACAACCATACTGGCAGTAAGAAAGAATGGCCGCGTGGCCATAGCTGGCGATGGTCAGGTGACCCTGGGCCAGAATATGATCATGAAGCACGGCGCGCAGAAGGTGCGGCGTCTGTATGACGGCAAGGTTCTGGCGGGTTTTGCCGGGGCCACAGCCGATGCCTTTACCCTGTTTGAGCTCTTTGAAGCCAAGCTCAAGGAATTGCGCGGCAACATGGTTCGCGCCGCCGTTGAAATGACCAAGGAGTGGCGCAAGGACAAATACCTGCGCAAGCTTGAGGCCATGCTCCTGCTGGCGGACAGCGAACACATTCTCGTTCTGTCGGGCACGGGCGACGTCATTGAACCGGACGACGAAGTTGCAGCCATTGGCAGCGGCGGCCCCTATGCCCTTGCGGCAGCGCGGGCGCTTGCCCGGCACAGCGACATGGATGCGGAGGCCATTGCCCGCGAGGCCATGCGCATTGCCTCGGAAATCTGCGTGTACACCAACGGCAACCTTACGGTTGAAACGCTGTAG
- a CDS encoding M48 family metallopeptidase has protein sequence MLHRVALRRVMALFVLLAFLSAQLVAVPAQAFFFGGVTIKDEKEMGHKFDVMIRANMPIVEDPEVSQYVNQIVDRLVKKIPPQPFSFNAAVILHNSLNAFAIPGGYVYVFTGLIMNMDKEEELAGVLAHELAHVTQHHVASRLERAQFVTLGSLLLAIAGVAVGGSSGGALAVGALGAGQSAMLNYSRMDETEADQIGLQYLVAAGYPPQGMVGGFKVLRQKSWMSGTSVPTYLSTHPAIGDRINGLQARIEGMGKSVQGRTQDNTKFIRVKTLLWARYGDAQAAQQRFSGKDGLSCMGRGIVLARTNRVAEASKAFDEALAASPNDPLVLREAGAFHYRKGDMSRADGLLRQAMRLDPRDYMASFFYARMLDETGRQAQAAQYYKDVLRYVPEDAEVHEAYARSLGKTGDTAGAYIHMAYSALYSNNKKQAERYFNQAKALSGKSANPRDFQKLEAAYKERKEIWEKN, from the coding sequence ATGTTACATCGTGTTGCCCTGCGCCGTGTTATGGCGCTCTTTGTTCTGCTGGCATTTCTGTCAGCCCAGCTTGTGGCCGTACCGGCCCAGGCCTTCTTTTTCGGCGGCGTCACCATCAAGGACGAAAAGGAGATGGGCCACAAGTTTGACGTGATGATCCGCGCAAACATGCCCATTGTGGAAGACCCTGAGGTAAGCCAGTACGTCAACCAGATAGTGGATCGTCTGGTCAAAAAGATTCCGCCGCAGCCCTTCAGCTTCAACGCCGCCGTTATCCTGCACAATTCGCTCAACGCCTTTGCCATTCCCGGCGGCTACGTCTACGTGTTCACCGGCCTCATCATGAACATGGACAAGGAAGAAGAGCTCGCGGGCGTTCTTGCCCACGAACTGGCGCACGTAACCCAGCACCATGTGGCCTCGCGCCTTGAACGCGCGCAGTTTGTGACCCTTGGCTCCCTGCTGCTGGCCATTGCGGGCGTGGCGGTGGGCGGCTCCAGCGGCGGCGCGCTGGCCGTGGGCGCGCTGGGGGCCGGGCAGTCGGCCATGCTCAACTACAGCCGCATGGACGAAACCGAAGCCGACCAGATTGGCCTGCAATACCTTGTGGCTGCGGGCTATCCTCCGCAGGGCATGGTGGGCGGCTTCAAGGTGCTGCGCCAGAAAAGCTGGATGAGCGGCACCAGCGTGCCAACCTACCTTTCTACCCACCCTGCCATCGGCGACCGCATCAACGGGCTTCAGGCCCGCATTGAGGGCATGGGTAAGTCTGTGCAGGGCCGCACGCAGGACAATACCAAATTTATCCGCGTCAAAACGCTCCTCTGGGCGCGCTATGGCGACGCGCAGGCTGCACAGCAGCGTTTTTCGGGCAAGGACGGTCTTTCATGCATGGGGCGTGGCATTGTGCTGGCCCGCACAAACCGGGTTGCCGAGGCCAGCAAGGCCTTTGACGAAGCCCTCGCCGCTTCGCCCAACGACCCTCTGGTGCTGCGCGAGGCTGGCGCATTCCACTACCGCAAGGGTGACATGAGCCGTGCGGATGGCTTGCTGCGTCAGGCCATGCGCCTTGACCCGCGAGACTACATGGCCTCTTTTTTCTATGCCCGCATGCTTGACGAAACGGGCAGGCAGGCGCAGGCCGCGCAGTATTATAAAGATGTGCTGCGCTACGTGCCGGAAGACGCCGAAGTTCACGAGGCCTATGCCCGCTCGCTCGGTAAAACGGGCGACACTGCCGGGGCCTATATCCACATGGCATACAGCGCCCTGTATTCCAACAACAAAAAACAGGCCGAGCGCTACTTTAACCAGGCCAAGGCCTTGTCGGGCAAATCTGCAAATCCGCGTGATTTTCAGAAGCTTGAGGCCGCCTACAAAGAGCGCAAGGAAATATGGGAAAAGAACTGA
- a CDS encoding ribose-phosphate pyrophosphokinase, with product MYSDLKIVTGSSNPDLAKAICNHLGCQLTPTLATTFSDGELRIEIGDNVRGDDVFVVQPTCPPTINRNLVQLCLMLDALKRASAGRITAVIPYYGYARQDRKVSPRAPISAKMVADFISVAGAERVVTIDLHAGQIQGYFDCPVDNLFAVPVMLESLRRLHDDNIVIVSPDAGGVERARAYAKRLNAPLAIVDKRRDKPNQAQAMHVIGDVKGRLAIVVDDMIDTAGTLCAGAEVLLKNGATKIVACATHAVLSGPAIDRINSTEALSQVFVTDTIPMGDKLERCPKLEVVSVAALLGKTIHNIHTGSSVSVLFV from the coding sequence ATGTACAGCGATCTTAAGATCGTCACCGGGTCTTCCAATCCGGATTTGGCCAAGGCCATCTGCAACCATCTGGGGTGTCAACTCACGCCCACGCTGGCTACCACGTTCAGCGACGGCGAGTTGCGGATCGAAATAGGCGACAATGTTCGCGGTGATGACGTTTTTGTGGTGCAGCCCACCTGCCCCCCGACCATCAACCGTAATCTGGTGCAGCTCTGCCTTATGCTTGATGCCCTCAAGAGGGCCAGCGCAGGCAGGATTACCGCCGTTATTCCTTACTACGGCTATGCGCGCCAGGATCGCAAGGTCAGCCCCCGTGCGCCCATCAGCGCCAAAATGGTGGCCGATTTTATCAGCGTTGCCGGTGCGGAACGCGTGGTCACCATTGACCTGCACGCGGGACAGATTCAAGGTTACTTTGACTGCCCTGTGGACAACCTGTTTGCCGTACCTGTCATGCTTGAATCGCTGCGGCGGCTGCACGACGACAACATCGTGATCGTGTCGCCCGATGCCGGCGGCGTTGAACGCGCCCGCGCCTATGCCAAAAGGCTCAACGCGCCGCTGGCCATTGTGGACAAGCGCCGCGACAAGCCCAATCAGGCTCAGGCCATGCATGTTATCGGCGATGTGAAAGGCCGTCTTGCCATTGTGGTGGACGACATGATCGACACCGCTGGCACATTGTGCGCCGGTGCGGAAGTGCTGCTCAAAAACGGCGCTACCAAGATTGTGGCCTGCGCCACCCACGCTGTTTTGTCTGGCCCCGCCATTGACCGCATCAACAGCACCGAGGCGCTTTCGCAGGTATTTGTCACAGACACCATCCCCATGGGCGACAAACTTGAACGTTGCCCCAAGCTGGAAGTTGTTTCTGTAGCTGCCCTTCTGGGCAAGACTATCCACAACATCCATACCGGTTCATCGGTGAGCGTGTTGTTTGTGTAA
- a CDS encoding RNA polymerase factor sigma-32, whose protein sequence is MKKDSPIAPKNPRSSRKAEETEISSPEVEILDAPPSRKRAAPAEDGTRGAAAKARTRSAEGKAAKQSILDVDGSAVREVPADSVSDDQDDDDALADSPEDVDVELDAADHDLDPIALDDDHEGLPAPSTTRLPAVGPRDSLHLYLREVSRFPLLKPDEEHELALRVRDHNDADAAFRLVSSHLRLVVRIAMDFQRRWMQNVLDLVQEGNVGLMRAVNKFDPDKGIKFSYYASFWIKAYILKFIMDNWRMVKIGTTQVQRKLFYNLNRERQKLIMQGFDPDAAMLSERLGVTEDQINEMDQRLASTDMSLNVPVGEDAGGATRMDFLPALGPGIEDSLARDEIAGLVRSKLKTILPKLNEKELYILQNRLLTDEPVTLREIGERYNVTRERVRQLEARLLEKIRQHLAVDIKDFSDTWIQS, encoded by the coding sequence ATGAAAAAAGATAGTCCGATAGCTCCCAAAAACCCGCGCAGCTCGCGAAAAGCGGAAGAAACCGAAATTTCCTCGCCCGAGGTGGAAATTCTGGATGCTCCCCCTTCGCGCAAACGGGCAGCCCCTGCCGAGGACGGCACACGTGGCGCTGCCGCAAAGGCGCGCACCCGCTCGGCAGAAGGCAAGGCCGCCAAGCAGAGCATTCTTGATGTGGACGGCTCCGCCGTGCGCGAGGTTCCGGCAGATTCAGTGTCTGACGATCAGGACGATGACGACGCGCTTGCTGATTCCCCAGAAGATGTGGACGTTGAGCTGGATGCCGCCGATCACGACCTCGACCCCATAGCTCTTGATGACGACCATGAAGGTCTGCCTGCGCCGTCCACAACGCGCCTGCCCGCAGTTGGCCCGCGCGACAGCCTGCACCTTTACCTGCGCGAAGTAAGCCGCTTCCCCCTGCTCAAGCCGGATGAAGAACACGAGCTTGCCCTGCGTGTGCGCGACCACAACGATGCGGATGCGGCTTTTCGGCTTGTTTCATCGCATCTGCGGCTTGTGGTGCGCATTGCCATGGACTTTCAGCGCAGATGGATGCAGAACGTGCTCGACCTTGTGCAGGAGGGCAACGTGGGCCTCATGCGCGCCGTCAACAAATTTGACCCCGACAAAGGCATCAAGTTTTCGTACTATGCTTCGTTCTGGATCAAGGCCTACATACTCAAGTTCATCATGGACAACTGGCGCATGGTCAAGATCGGCACCACCCAGGTGCAACGCAAGCTGTTCTACAATCTGAACCGCGAGCGGCAAAAGCTGATCATGCAGGGCTTTGACCCGGATGCGGCCATGCTTTCCGAGCGCCTTGGCGTTACGGAAGACCAGATTAACGAGATGGATCAGCGTCTTGCGTCCACCGATATGTCGCTGAACGTGCCCGTGGGCGAGGATGCTGGCGGCGCAACGCGCATGGACTTTTTGCCCGCGCTCGGCCCCGGCATTGAAGACAGCCTCGCTCGCGACGAAATCGCCGGCTTGGTGCGCAGCAAGCTCAAAACCATACTGCCCAAACTGAACGAAAAAGAGCTGTATATTCTGCAAAACCGCCTGCTCACGGATGAACCTGTAACCTTGCGCGAGATAGGCGAACGGTATAACGTCACACGGGAACGAGTCCGCCAGCTTGAAGCACGGTTGCTGGAAAAGATCCGGCAGCATCTGGCTGTGGATATCAAAGACTTTTCAGACACATGGATACAATCCTGA
- a CDS encoding lipoprotein insertase outer membrane protein LolB: MKKLVIFCCLALLCACARQPVLETSPENRAVLEQRWQKFAAVSSADKSEPYRLQLSLRFGTEGDTRRVTALFWGNSQRQLRLDVMAGVGTTVAKILEDGQHFLVYSPSENKAYFYQGATKPLLQVGVPVPFNLVHLADLLNGRYTAVFGNQFDKTAFSADGKALYDLQGQPGGRLIINEQGLPVEWQEQANGKGWSMEILYSDDPKPLPRRLNLAHSNGKRAIVLIKEREKVSQPFTKEQMALPLPDDAPLLPLAKFKQQQ; this comes from the coding sequence ATGAAAAAATTAGTTATTTTTTGTTGTCTGGCGCTGCTGTGCGCCTGCGCCCGTCAGCCCGTACTGGAAACCTCGCCCGAAAACCGCGCAGTGCTTGAACAGCGCTGGCAAAAATTTGCTGCTGTCAGCTCTGCCGACAAGTCTGAACCCTATCGCCTGCAACTGAGCCTGCGCTTTGGCACAGAGGGCGATACACGGCGCGTCACGGCCCTGTTCTGGGGCAACAGCCAGCGCCAGTTGCGACTGGACGTCATGGCAGGCGTGGGCACCACTGTTGCCAAGATACTTGAAGACGGTCAGCATTTTCTTGTGTACAGCCCCAGCGAAAACAAGGCCTACTTCTATCAGGGCGCTACCAAGCCCCTGCTTCAGGTGGGCGTGCCGGTTCCCTTCAACCTTGTGCATCTGGCCGACCTTCTCAATGGCCGATACACGGCGGTATTTGGCAACCAGTTTGACAAAACCGCCTTTTCCGCTGACGGCAAAGCCCTGTACGACCTTCAGGGCCAACCTGGAGGCCGCCTGATCATCAACGAGCAGGGGCTGCCCGTGGAATGGCAGGAACAGGCCAACGGCAAGGGCTGGAGCATGGAAATCCTGTATTCGGATGATCCCAAGCCGCTGCCCCGCCGTCTGAACCTTGCCCACAGCAACGGCAAACGCGCCATTGTGCTTATCAAGGAAAGAGAAAAGGTTTCCCAGCCCTTTACAAAAGAGCAGATGGCCTTACCCCTTCCTGATGACGCACCGCTACTGCCGCTCGCCAAGTTCAAGCAGCAGCAATAG
- the ispE gene encoding 4-(cytidine 5'-diphospho)-2-C-methyl-D-erythritol kinase, translating to MSVVVAGCKVNLGLRITGVRENGYHELDSLFWPLPRPCDRLHIRETGATGLVVQCDTPGIDLENNTLTKAYAALAKRVPDLPGIEVRLNKGIPAGAGLGGGSSDAAALLRWLNSRIPGPLDDQALAEVALTVGADTPFFLINKPCRVRGIGEIIEPCRDDALAGIHLVLVCSQIHASTPQAYADYDAALKASDTVSGQNCLTKTESKANGTFLSGVRTELSIHNDLEDVVFSRHPQLAEIKANLLRLGAGAVAMSGSGSSIVALFAHESHVESQAAAAMLQGENRRVYAHVL from the coding sequence ATGAGCGTAGTTGTTGCCGGGTGCAAGGTTAATCTTGGTTTGCGCATCACGGGAGTGCGGGAAAACGGGTATCATGAGCTGGATTCTCTTTTCTGGCCCCTGCCCCGCCCCTGCGATCGCCTGCACATTCGTGAAACCGGCGCAACCGGTCTGGTTGTGCAGTGTGACACGCCCGGCATCGACCTTGAGAACAACACCCTCACCAAGGCCTACGCCGCCCTCGCCAAGCGTGTACCCGACCTGCCTGGGATTGAAGTGCGCCTGAACAAGGGCATCCCGGCTGGCGCAGGTCTTGGCGGCGGCAGCAGCGATGCGGCGGCCCTGCTGCGCTGGCTCAACAGCAGGATACCCGGCCCGCTTGACGATCAGGCGCTGGCTGAGGTTGCCCTCACGGTTGGCGCGGACACGCCGTTTTTTCTCATCAACAAACCCTGCCGGGTGCGGGGCATTGGCGAGATCATCGAGCCTTGCAGGGATGATGCGCTTGCAGGCATACACCTTGTTCTGGTATGCTCTCAAATTCATGCATCCACCCCCCAGGCATACGCCGATTATGACGCCGCGCTCAAGGCCTCAGACACGGTTTCTGGGCAAAATTGCTTGACAAAGACAGAAAGCAAGGCTAATGGAACTTTTCTCTCCGGGGTGCGGACAGAGTTGAGCATTCACAACGACCTTGAGGACGTTGTATTTTCTCGCCATCCACAGCTTGCAGAAATCAAGGCGAACTTGCTGCGCCTTGGGGCTGGAGCCGTAGCCATGAGTGGCAGCGGCTCAAGCATTGTGGCGCTTTTCGCACACGAATCCCATGTGGAATCGCAGGCGGCTGCCGCCATGCTGCAAGGAGAGAACAGGCGCGTATACGCGCACGTGCTGTGA